In the genome of Nycticebus coucang isolate mNycCou1 chromosome 12, mNycCou1.pri, whole genome shotgun sequence, one region contains:
- the LOC128562444 gene encoding uroporphyrinogen-III synthase: MKVLLLKDAKEDDGGQDPYVRELGLYGLEATLIPVLSFEFLSLPSFSEKLSHPEGYGGLIFTSPRAVEAVELCLEKDNKAEVWEKSLKEKWNAKSVYVVGKATASLVSKIGLDTKGENCGNAEKLAEYICSRESPALPLLFPCGNLKREILPKMLQDEGIPMESLTVYQTAAHPGIQGNLNSYYSKQGLPAGIAFFSPSGITYTLKHIQELSGDSVDQIKFAAIGPTTARALAAQGLPVSCTAESPTPQALAMGIRKALQPQDCC, encoded by the coding sequence ATGAAGGTTCTTTTACTGAAAGATGCTAAGGAAGACGATGGTGGCCAGGACCCATACGTCAGGGAATTAGGTTTATATGGACTTGAAGCCACTTTGATTCCTGTTTTATCATTTGAGTTTTTGTCTCTTCCCAGTTTCTCTGAGAAGCTCTCCCATCCTGAAGGTTACGGGGGACTCATTTTTACCAGTCCCAGAGCAGTGGAAGCAGTGGAGTTGTGTTTGGAGAAAGACAATAAAGCTGAAGTGTGGGAAAAGtctctgaaagaaaaatggaatgctAAGTCAGTATATGTTGTTGGAAAGGCCACTGCTTCTCTAGTGAGCAAAATTGGCCTGGATACAAAAGGAGAAAACTGTGGAAATGCAGAAAAGCTTGCAGAATATATTTGTTCCAGGGAGTCACCAGCATTACCTCTTTTGTTTCCCTGTGGAAACCTCAAGAGAGAAATCCTGCCGAAAATGCTCCAGGACGAAGGGATCCCCATGGAGAGCCTCACTGTCTATCAGACAGCCGCACACCCAGGAATCCAGGGGAACCTGAACAGCTACTATTCCAAGCAGGGCCTTCCAGCCGGCATTGCATTTTTCAGTCCCTCTGGCATTACCTACACTCTCAAGCATATTCAAGAGTTATCTGGTGACAGCGTTGATCAAATTAAGTTTGCAGCCATTGGCCCCACCACAGCTCGTGCCCTGGCCGCCCAGGGACTGCCCGTGAGCTGCACTGCAGAGAGCCCCACACCGCAGGCCTTGGCCATGGGCATCAGAAAGGCACTGCAGCCCCAGGACTGCTGCTGA